The Comamonas sp. lk genome contains the following window.
CCGGCATTACCGACACCAGCAATCTGATCACGCTGGACAACACCGGCTATATGGATGCCGCCGGCAACAGCGGCACGGGCACGAGTGACTCCAATAGCTACGCCATCGATACCTTGCGTCCCACGGCCGGCATTGTGGTGGCCGATAGCGCTTTGTCAGTGGGCGAGACCTCGCTGGTCACCATCACCTTTAACGAGGCGGTGACCGGTTTGACCACAGCGGACTTTACGGTTGGCAACGGCACGCTGTCCGGCTTGAGCAGCAGCGATGGCGGCAAGACCTGGACGGCGACCTTGACGCCGACGGTCAATCTCGAGAACACCGTCAATCTGATCACGCTGGACAACACCGGCTATGCGGATGCTGCCGGCAACAGCGGCACGGGCACGAGTGACTCCAATAGCTACGCCATCGACACCGTGCGTCCCACGGCGACCATGGTGGTCAGCGATGCGGCACTCAAAGTGGGCGAAACCTCGCTGGTGACCATCACCTTTAACGAGGCGGTGAGCGGATTGACCACGGCGGACTTCACGGTTGCCAACGGTGCGCTGTCCGGCTTGAGCAGCAGCGATGGCGGCAAGACCTGGACGGCGACCTTGACGCCGACGGTCAATCTCGAGAACACCGCCAATCTGATCACGCTGGACAACACCGGCTATGCGGATGCTGCCGGCAACAGCGGCACGGGCACGAGTGACTCCAATAGCTACGCCATCGACACCGTGCGTCCCACGGCGACCATTGTGGTCAGCGATGCGGCACTCAAAGTGGGCGAAACCTCGCTGGTGACCATCACCTTTAACGAGGCGGTCACCGGTTTGACCACGGCGGACTTTACGGTTGCCAACGGTGCGCTGTCCGGCTTGAGCAGCAGCGATGGCGGCAAGACCTGGACGGCGACCTTGACGCCGACGGTCAATCTCGAGAACACCGCCAATCTGATCACGCTGGACAACACCGGCTATGCGGATGCTGCCGGCAACAGCGGCACGGGCACGAGTGACTCCAATAGCTACGCCATCGACACCGTGCGTCCCACGGCGACCATGGTGGTCAGCGATGCGGCACTCAAAGTGGGCGAAACCTCGCTGGTGACCATCACCTTTAACGAGGCGGTCACCGGTTTGACCACGGCGGACTTTACGGTTGCCAACGGTGCGCTGTCCGGCTTGAGCAGCAGCGATGGCGGCAAGACCTGGACGGCGACCTTGACGCCGACGGTCAATCTCGAGAACACCGTCAATCTGATCACGCTGGACAACACCGGCTATGCGGATGCTGCCGGCAACAGCGGCACGGGCACGAGTGACTCCAATAGCTACGCCATCGACACCGTGCGTCCCACGGCGACCATGGTGGTCAGCGATGCGGCACTCAAAGTGGGCGAAACCTCGCTGGTGACCATCACCTTTAACGAGGCGGTCACCGGTTTGACCACGGCGGACTTTACGGTTGCCAATGGTGCGCTGTCCGGCTTGAGCAGCAGCGATGGCGGCAAGATCTGGACGGCGACCTTGACGCCGACGGTCAATCTCGAGAACACCGCCAATCTGATCACGCTGGACAACACCGGCTATGCGGATGCTGCCGGCAACAGCGGCACGGGCACGAGTGACTCCAATAGCTACGCCATCGACACCGTGCGTCCCACGGCGACCATTGTGGTCAGCGATGCGGCGCTCAAAGTGGGCGAAACCTCGCTGGTGACCATCACCTTTAACGAGGCGGTGAGCGGATTGACCACGGCGGACTTCACGGTTGCCAACGGTGCGCTGTCCGGCTTGAGCAGCAGCGATGGCGGCAAGATCTGGACGGCGACCTTGACGCCGACGGTCAATCTCGAGAACACCGCCAATCTGATCACGCTGGATAACACCGGCTATATGGATGCCGCCGGCAACACCGGCACGGGCACGAGTGACTCCAATAGCTACGCCATCGACACCTTGCGTCCCACGGCGACCATTGTGGTCAGCGATGCGGCACTCAAAGTGGGCGAAACCTCGCTGGTGACCATTACCTTCAGCGAAGCGGTAACTGGTTTCACCAATGCCGACCTAACCATCGCCAACGGTACGTTGAGCGCAGTCAGCAGCAGCGATGGCGGCAGCACCTGGACGGCGACCTTGACGCCCACGGTGGGCATTACCGACACCAGCAATCTGATCACGCTGGACAACACCGGCTATGCGGATGCTACCGGCAACACCGGCACGGGAACGACGGACTCGGGCAACTACGCCATCGACACCTTGCGTCCCACGGCGACCATTGTGGTCAGCGATGCGGCACTCAAAGTGGGCGAAACCTCGCTGGTGACCATCACCTTTAACGAGGTGGTCACCGGTTTGACCACGGCGGACTTTACGGTTGCCAACGGGGTGTTGAGCGGTTTGAGCAGCAGCGATGGCGGCAAGATCTGGACGGCGACCTTGACGCCGACGGTCAATCTCGAGAACACCGCCAATCTGATCACGCTGGACAACACCGGCTATATGGATGCCGCCGGCAACACCGGCACGGGCACGAGTGACTCCAATAGCTATGCCATCGACACCTTGCGTCCCACGGCCGGCATTGTGGTGGCCGATAGCGCTTTGTCAGTGGGCGAGACCTCGCTGGTGACGATCACCTTTAACGAAGCGGTCACCGGTTTGACCACGGCGGACTTCACGGTTGCCAATGGGGTGTTGAGCGGCTTGAGCTCTTCGGATGGCGGCAAGACCTGGACGGCGACCTTGACGCCTGTGGCTGATGTTGAGCACACGGACAATCTAATTACCTTGAACAATGCAGGTGTGAAGGACGCAGCAGGCAACACCGGCACAGGCAGCACTGACTCCAACGTTTATGCCGTTGAAACGCTTGCCCCTGCCGTACCAGAGCTTTCACTGGATCAATTCACCTTGGTGAATGGACAGCAGATCTCACCCACAGGTGTTGTCTTTGTTTCTGGGGTGGAAGCAGGTGCTCGTTGGCAATATTCACTGGACAACGGTGTGTCCTGGAATGTTGGCCAAGGCGGCGCTCTGCAACTATCGGGTCTCGGTGCACACCGGCTTTTGGTTCAGCAGATAGACACAGCAGGCAATACGTCCCGCGAGGCTTTGCTCAACTTCGTCGTTGAGCCATTGCTACCTCCTGCGGTACTGCCGCAAACTGCATTGGCAGCCAGTGATTCGGGGATGCCGATGACTCAGGGGATTGCTGCCAACTTATTTCAGCCATCAGAGGTAGCTGAACCGAGCATTGACTTTCTCCATTCCGCGCCGACATTACTTCACCCAACATCTTCAGCGCAAAATTCTGGAATATCAGGGGCAGAGAGCGGGGCGGGATATGGATTGACCGCTTTGCAAGCTGTCACAGGCTTTGGTGACTGGATGGGTTCGCCTCTTCCTGCCTCGGGAGAGGCAATCCGATCCGGGCTTGATGGAACTCCTGAGCTTCTTTCTGCTCTTGCTGGAACTGGCTCCAGCCTGAATCTGAAGGCCTTGCTGATAGCTCCAGAAAGCTCATTCGATACATCTTCACTGCAATTTAGTTTATCCGGGCAACAAGCCTTGCCTGGATGGATTCAATTGGACCGTAATACAGGTCAGCTGTTGATCAATGCGCCTAAAGACATGAACGCCACACTTGTTTTGCATATCAAGGTGAGCGATGGACAGGGGCGTGAGTCCGTTCAAACTTTCAAGCTGGTGATCGGTACTGCTCGTACTTCATCAGTCGTGCTCCCCGGACGTGCAGGGCTGAGCGAGAAGATGGCAAATGCAGCGAAGCATCAGGCGGGGCACAGAATGCCTATGTATTCCCGTGGTTGATGAAATCATGCGCAAAGCCACCCGAGGAGTAGTGCGGTGAACGCAGCTGTGTTACCTCAGAACGTGAACCCGGCGATGCTGCTGCTGGAGTTGGGTCATCGCGCTCGGGCTGCGCGCAGCAGTGCCGAACTTGGCTTCATGCTGGTCAACGATAGCCGTTTGCTGGCCCCTTATCGCCAAGCCTGTTTATGGATAAGCCACAGCGGAGTGACTGCGGTGTCTGGTGTGGTGGAGCATGATAAAAATACGCCTTATGCCCAGTGGTTGAATGAGCTGTGTCGTTTTTTACATGCTCAGCAATCAACGCAAGTGCGCAGCGTTGATATTTCTCAGCTTCCCCCTGAATTGGCCAAATCCTGGAGCGAATGGCTCGGAGCGTATGCGGTATGGGTTCCTTTGCTTGAGGACGTTGCGGCGGCTCTTCCCCGTGGGGGGCTGCTGCTCTCAGGTTCCCATCCCTTTGAAGCACAGCGCCTTCCACTTCTCGCAGAATGGAGCCATATCTGGTTTCACGCTTATGAGGCATTGAAGGCCGGCCAGTCTAGGCTTTGGCGAAAGTCTGTGGCTTCCAGCGCTGTCGCTCAAAAATGGTGGTTGAAGAAGTCCACTTGGGCGTTGGGTGGGTTGCTTGTACTAAGTGTTCTACCTGTGCATATGAGCGTTCTGGCGCCAGGGGAGCTGGTTGCCGCTCAGCCCGTGGTTCTCAGAGCGCCCCTGGACGGGGTCATAGACCAGATTCATGTTCAACCCAATCAGATCGTGCGCAAAGGTGATCCTCTGTTTGGCTTGGATGAGGCTCAGATCAGCAGTCGCCTGGATGTCGCACAGCAAGCATTGCTGACAGCCGAAGCCGAATACCGACAGTCTGCTCAGTTGGCCCTGGGTGATGCACGCTCCAAAGCGCAACTGGCAGCACTGGTTGGCCGCATTGGCGAGAAGCGCAGCGAGGTGCAATACCTGAACGATCAACGTGATCGCAGCCGGGTGTTGGCGTCTGAAGATGGCATGGTTTTATTTGATGCGCCCATAGAGTGGCTGGGTAAGCCTGTGCAGACTGGCGAGCGGGTAATGCGTATCGCCCGTCCCAATGAGGTGGAAATCGAGGCCTGGGTTCCTGTCAGTGACGCCATTCCTCTGAAGCAAGGCTCTCCTGTGAAACTGTATTTGGCGGCTAACCCCATGGCAGGGCTCGAAGGCAAGCTTAGATACATGGCGTATGACGCCAGCGCCAGGCCTGATGGCAGCTATGCCTATCGGATGCGCGCTGCCATGCCTTTTGAGGAGGGCGCACGCATTGGCCTTAAAGGGACTGCCAAACTGCAAGGTGAATGGGTGCCGTTGGCCTATTGGGTTTTGCGCAAGCCCTGGGCCGTGCTTCGCCAATTCATTGCTTGGTAGGCGAGCATGAATAGTGCTTGGCCCAGTCTGCGTGAGGAGCTTGATTTGCTCCCCGGACCCGTGCTGCCTGATGGCCAGCCGAGCTGGACTTTGCATGACCCGGTGCGCAATCTATTCTTTCAGCTTGATTGGGCCAGCTTCGAAGTGTTCAAACGCTGGCATTTAGGTACTGCGCAATCCATTGCGCAGGACATCATCAATGACACGACATTGACACTCCGTGAGGAAGATGTGGCTGCGCTTTTTCAATTTGCACAGCGCAATGACCTACTAGAGCCCGAGCCGAATTGCGCCGCAAAGCTGGCTCAGCAATGGCAGTCCAGGCGATCAAGCTGGATGCAATGGTTGCTTCACAACTACCTGTTTTTCCGGGTGCCGCTGATCAAGCCTGATCGGTGGCTGGGGCGTTGGGCTCCGCGACTGGAGTTCTTCTTCGGTCGTACGTTTGGCTGGGCCAGTATGCTGGCTCTGGTCGCGGGAATTTGGGGTGTTTCACGCTCCTGGGGAGAGTTCACGGCCACCTTGGTTGACTCATTGACTTGGCAGGGGCTACTGGCCCATGGACTGACGCTGGGGTTTGTCAAAGTGCTGCATGAACTGGGTCATGGCTTTACGGCCAAACGATTTGGCTGCCGTGTTCCCACCATGGGCATAGCGTTTCTGGTGTTGTGGCCGGTGGCTTACACCGACACCAATGAGGTCTGGAAACTGACTCGACGTGACCAGCGTCTCAAGGTGGCTGGTGCAGGTATCGTGACGGAGCTCGTCATCGCTGCATGGGCCTTGTTGGCCTGGGTCTGGTTACCCGATGGTGTGCCAAAGTCCATGGCTTTTCTACTGGCCACCACCACCTGGGTCAGCACCTTGGCGATCAATGCCAGCCCTTTCATGCGCTTTGACGGCTATTTTTTGCTATCGGATTTTTTGCAAATGCCCAACTTGCATTCACGTGCTTTTGCGCTGGCGCGCTGGGATTTGAGAGAAAAGCTTTTCAATCTTGGTGAGCCGGCGCCCGAGTCCTTCACGGATTCAAAACGCCGTTGGCTAATTGTGTTTGCCTGGGTGACCTGGATTTATCGACTAGTCTTATTTCTGGGTATTGCTGCCTTGGTCTATCACTTTTTTATCAAGGCACTGGGCATCTTGCTATTTTTGGTGGAAATTGTGTGGTTCATTGCCAAGCCCCTTTGGTCCGAAATTTCAGCCTGGTACAAGCGCTGGCCGCAGATTATTAATAGTCGAAGAGCCCGTTGGAGTGCCGTAGGGGTGATCGCTCTCGTCGTTCTCTGCTGGCTGCCATTGCCTACTCCGGTTCGTACGCAAGGTATGTTGCAATCCGCCGAAGTATGGCCTTTGCATGCACTCGAGGCATCGCAGTTGCAACAGCAACTGCTGCCAGAAGCACAGATGACTGAAGTGAATGCGCCGATCTTTATGCTGGATTCGCCGTCTCTAAAAGCTGCTCAAGCCCAAAGCGATGCTCAGCAGACTCAGTATTTGCAGCAAATGGCTGCTGCGGGTTTTGACTCCGAACTACGTCGGGATTGGCAGGTTCTGCTGGAGCGCCAAACACAGGCGACGGCTCAGCAGTTGGCGATAGAAACCGAAGCCAGTCGCTATCGCCTGAGCTCGGCAGGTACGGGCGTGCTGAGAGATGTTGATCCAGACCTTCGCCCTGGTGATTGGCTGGCACGCCATGAATTGTTGGGTAAGGTCGTAGGCGCTCAGTTGGAGGTTCTTGCCTATGTGCAGGAAGAAGATGTTCAGCGCCTCCGCATAGGTGATAGCGGGATTTTTATCTCTGATGGTGGAGCGGGGCCCGTGCTGGATTTGAAGGTTCGCAGCATTGACCAGGACGCAAGCCGGGTGCTTTCAGAAGCAAACTTGTCTACGCTTGCCGGTGGCAATATTCCGGTGAGAAGCATGCAGGGTGCGCTCTACCCAGAGCGTCCCGTCTACAGAGTTGTGTTGGATGTGACAACGCCGTCTGCTGGAGAGGCTGCTTCCCAACACCGCTGGCGAGGCAAAGTCAGCATCCATGGCCGCTGGGAGGCCATCGCCTCTCAGTTTGTCAATACAGCTGCAAGCGTGTTTTGGAGGGAGGCTGGTTTTTAGTTTTAGTAAAAGGTTGTTGAGACTTGGGTTGCGGTACGCACGATGTTTGGTAGAAACGGTGCGTGCTGGTCAAAGACTCTAAAAGTCTGCATGGCGACATGAATACATAAAGAAAAACCCCGCTATGCAAAACATAGCGGGGTTTCCTTATTTGACTTGGTGCCGGAGAGACGAATCGAACGCCCGACCTTCTCATTACGAATGAGCTGCTCTACCGACTGAGCTACACCGGCAATAGAAAAATATTATAGCGCGAAAATCAGGCTTCTGTGTGGTACTTGGTCACGCGCTCGACTTCGTTCTTGGAGCCTAGGACGACGCTGACGCGCTCGTGCAGCTGGGTGGGCTGTATGTCCAGAATGCGCTGGCGGCCGTTGGTGGCGGCGCCGCCGGCTTGTTCGATCAGCCAGCTCATGGGGTTGGCTTCATACATCAGTCGCAGCTTGCCGGCCTTTTGCGGTTCGCGCTTGTCCCAGGGATACATGAAGATGCCGCCGCGGCACAGGATACGGTGCACGTCGGCCACCATGGCTGCCACCCAGCGCATGTTGAAGTCCTTGCCGCGCGGGCCTTCCTTGCCTGCCAGGCATTCGTCCACATAGCGCTTGATGGGTTCGTCCCAGTGGCGCATGTTGGACATGTTGATGGCAAATTCCTTGGTGTCTTCAGGAATCGTGACGTTTTCTTCCACCAGCACGAAGGAGCCTTGCTCGCGATCCAGAGTGAACATGCTCACGCCATCGCCCACGGTCAGCACCAGGGTGGTCTGGGGGCCGTAGATGCAGTAGCCTGCAGCCACTTGGCTGGAGCCGGGCTGCATGAAATCGTTATCGTGTACGCCGGGGTGGCCTTCGGGCTTCTTGAGCACGCTGAAGATGGTGCCGATGGAGGCGTTGATGTCGATGTTGGAGGAACCGTCCAGCGGGTCGAACATCAGCAGGTATTCGCCTTGCGGATAACGATTGGGCACCACATAGATGCCTTCCATTTCTTCCGAGGCCATGGCGGCCAGGTGACCGCCCCATTCATTGGCTTCGATCAGCGTTTCGTTGGCGATGATGTCCAGCTTTTTCTGCACTTCGCCCTGGACGTTCTCGCTACCGGCCGTGCCCATCACGTCACCGAGTTCGCCCTTGTTTACGGCAAAGCTGATGCGCTTGCAGGCGCGGGCCACCACTTCCAGCAGCAGGCGCAGCTGGGGAGGGATGCGGCCGTCCATGCGTTGTTGTTCGACCAGATAGCGGGTCAGGCTGACACGTCGTGTCATAAGCGCTCCTTGAAAGGAAACAGGGCGCCGCATGCAGCGCCCGAATGGTTGAAATAGGAAAAGGCTAAAACTTTAATCTGCCAGCGCGCGGGTGATGACCTCGCGTACGTCGTTGGACAGATTGGGCTTTGCAGCGACGCGCTCGATGGCGGCATGTGCCGCCGTGCGGTAGGGATCGGCCAGTTTTTTCCAGCGATCCATCACACGGGCCAGACGCGCGGCCACCTGGGGGTTGAAGGCGTCGATCTCGATCACGCGGTCGGCCCAGAACACATAGCCTGCCGCATCGCTGCGGTGGAACGCACCCTGGTTGTTGCAGAAGCTGAAGATCAGGCTGCGGGCGCGGTTGGGGTTCTTGATCTGGAAGTCCGCATGCTTCATCAGGGCCTTGACGGCGGGCAGCACATTGCCGCCGCGATCGCAG
Protein-coding sequences here:
- a CDS encoding HlyD family efflux transporter periplasmic adaptor subunit, producing MNAAVLPQNVNPAMLLLELGHRARAARSSAELGFMLVNDSRLLAPYRQACLWISHSGVTAVSGVVEHDKNTPYAQWLNELCRFLHAQQSTQVRSVDISQLPPELAKSWSEWLGAYAVWVPLLEDVAAALPRGGLLLSGSHPFEAQRLPLLAEWSHIWFHAYEALKAGQSRLWRKSVASSAVAQKWWLKKSTWALGGLLVLSVLPVHMSVLAPGELVAAQPVVLRAPLDGVIDQIHVQPNQIVRKGDPLFGLDEAQISSRLDVAQQALLTAEAEYRQSAQLALGDARSKAQLAALVGRIGEKRSEVQYLNDQRDRSRVLASEDGMVLFDAPIEWLGKPVQTGERVMRIARPNEVEIEAWVPVSDAIPLKQGSPVKLYLAANPMAGLEGKLRYMAYDASARPDGSYAYRMRAAMPFEEGARIGLKGTAKLQGEWVPLAYWVLRKPWAVLRQFIAW
- a CDS encoding site-2 protease family protein, giving the protein MNSAWPSLREELDLLPGPVLPDGQPSWTLHDPVRNLFFQLDWASFEVFKRWHLGTAQSIAQDIINDTTLTLREEDVAALFQFAQRNDLLEPEPNCAAKLAQQWQSRRSSWMQWLLHNYLFFRVPLIKPDRWLGRWAPRLEFFFGRTFGWASMLALVAGIWGVSRSWGEFTATLVDSLTWQGLLAHGLTLGFVKVLHELGHGFTAKRFGCRVPTMGIAFLVLWPVAYTDTNEVWKLTRRDQRLKVAGAGIVTELVIAAWALLAWVWLPDGVPKSMAFLLATTTWVSTLAINASPFMRFDGYFLLSDFLQMPNLHSRAFALARWDLREKLFNLGEPAPESFTDSKRRWLIVFAWVTWIYRLVLFLGIAALVYHFFIKALGILLFLVEIVWFIAKPLWSEISAWYKRWPQIINSRRARWSAVGVIALVVLCWLPLPTPVRTQGMLQSAEVWPLHALEASQLQQQLLPEAQMTEVNAPIFMLDSPSLKAAQAQSDAQQTQYLQQMAAAGFDSELRRDWQVLLERQTQATAQQLAIETEASRYRLSSAGTGVLRDVDPDLRPGDWLARHELLGKVVGAQLEVLAYVQEEDVQRLRIGDSGIFISDGGAGPVLDLKVRSIDQDASRVLSEANLSTLAGGNIPVRSMQGALYPERPVYRVVLDVTTPSAGEAASQHRWRGKVSIHGRWEAIASQFVNTAASVFWREAGF
- a CDS encoding class 1 fructose-bisphosphatase produces the protein MTRRVSLTRYLVEQQRMDGRIPPQLRLLLEVVARACKRISFAVNKGELGDVMGTAGSENVQGEVQKKLDIIANETLIEANEWGGHLAAMASEEMEGIYVVPNRYPQGEYLLMFDPLDGSSNIDINASIGTIFSVLKKPEGHPGVHDNDFMQPGSSQVAAGYCIYGPQTTLVLTVGDGVSMFTLDREQGSFVLVEENVTIPEDTKEFAINMSNMRHWDEPIKRYVDECLAGKEGPRGKDFNMRWVAAMVADVHRILCRGGIFMYPWDKREPQKAGKLRLMYEANPMSWLIEQAGGAATNGRQRILDIQPTQLHERVSVVLGSKNEVERVTKYHTEA